In a genomic window of Nodosilinea sp. E11:
- a CDS encoding NAD(P)H-quinone oxidoreductase subunit N, with product MDLVNLGAQLNAGTIWPEAVLLATILVILVGDLIQGRSSSAWTPYAAIAGGLGAVVMLVLQWSMANPIGFLGAFNADDLSIVFRGIIALSAVVTVPMSIRYVEQSGTPLAEFLVILFTATLGGMFLSGASELVMIFVALETLSISSYLLTGYMKRDPRSNEAALKYLLIGAASSAIFLYGSSLLYGLSGGETRLSAIAANIVSDGSEAPIGLVVALVFVIAGIAFKIAAVPFHQWTPDVYEGSPTPVVAFLSVGSKTAGFALAIRLLVTAFPLVSEQWHFVFTALAILSMVLGNVVALAQTSMKRLLAYSSIGQAGFLMIGLVVGTDAGYASMLYYLLVYLFMNLGGFTCVILFSLRTGTDQISEYAGLYQKDPLLTLGLSICLLSLGGIPPMAGFFGKIYIFWAGWQAGAYGLVLLGLVTSVISIYYYIRVIKMMVVKEPQEMSDAVKGYPAIRWDLPGLRPMQVSLILAVVATSLAGILSNPLFTIANNAVTQTPMLQSPAAQVAVRPIATTQE from the coding sequence ATGGATCTCGTCAACCTCGGGGCACAGCTCAACGCTGGCACTATCTGGCCAGAGGCCGTTCTGTTGGCCACGATTTTGGTGATTTTGGTAGGCGACCTGATTCAGGGCCGCTCCTCCTCAGCCTGGACACCCTACGCCGCCATAGCTGGGGGTCTAGGTGCTGTGGTGATGCTGGTGTTGCAGTGGTCAATGGCCAACCCAATTGGGTTTTTAGGAGCCTTTAACGCCGACGATTTAAGTATTGTGTTTCGCGGCATTATTGCTCTCTCGGCGGTAGTAACGGTGCCGATGTCAATCCGCTACGTCGAGCAGTCAGGCACCCCCCTAGCCGAATTTTTGGTGATTTTGTTCACCGCTACTCTGGGGGGCATGTTTCTCTCAGGGGCTAGCGAGCTGGTGATGATTTTCGTTGCCCTAGAGACCCTAAGTATCTCGTCGTACCTGTTAACCGGCTACATGAAGCGAGATCCTCGCTCTAACGAAGCGGCGCTCAAGTACCTGCTGATTGGCGCGGCTAGCTCAGCTATTTTTCTCTACGGGTCGTCGCTGCTGTACGGGTTATCGGGGGGTGAAACTCGGCTGAGTGCGATCGCAGCCAATATCGTCAGCGACGGCAGCGAGGCCCCGATTGGCCTAGTCGTGGCCCTAGTGTTTGTGATCGCCGGGATTGCCTTTAAGATTGCCGCTGTGCCCTTTCACCAGTGGACCCCTGACGTGTACGAGGGGTCACCGACTCCAGTGGTGGCCTTTTTGTCGGTGGGGTCTAAAACCGCCGGTTTTGCCCTGGCGATTCGGCTTCTGGTCACGGCTTTCCCGCTGGTGTCAGAGCAATGGCACTTTGTCTTTACCGCCCTGGCCATTCTGAGCATGGTGCTGGGCAACGTAGTAGCCCTGGCCCAGACCAGCATGAAGCGGCTGCTGGCCTACTCCTCCATTGGCCAGGCAGGCTTTCTGATGATTGGCCTTGTGGTGGGTACCGATGCGGGCTATGCCAGCATGCTCTACTACCTGCTGGTCTATCTATTTATGAACTTGGGCGGCTTTACCTGCGTCATTTTGTTCTCGCTGCGCACAGGTACCGACCAAATTAGTGAATATGCCGGGCTCTACCAAAAAGATCCGCTGCTCACCCTAGGGTTGAGCATTTGCCTGCTATCGCTGGGGGGCATTCCACCCATGGCTGGGTTCTTTGGCAAAATCTACATCTTCTGGGCCGGTTGGCAGGCTGGAGCTTACGGACTGGTGCTGTTGGGTTTGGTCACCAGTGTGATTTCCATCTACTACTACATTCGCGTCATCAAGATGATGGTGGTCAAAGAACCCCAAGAAATGTCTGACGCTGTCAAAGGCTACCCCGCTATCCGTTGGGATTTGCCTGGTCTACGCCCCATGCAGGTCAGTCTGATTTTGGCAGTGGTGGCCACCTCGTTAGCGGGCATCTTGTCAAACCCATTATTTACCATCGCCAATAACGCCGTTACCCAAACCCCAATGCTTCAAAGCCCTGCGGCCCAGGTAGCGGTGCGCCCCATAGCAACGACGCAAGAGTAA